The following are encoded in a window of Risungbinella massiliensis genomic DNA:
- a CDS encoding DUF1294 domain-containing protein: MIINLVGFINMGRDKRRAEKGEWRIPEKNFFLIALIGGAVGVFSGMQNYRHKTKHWTFVIGIPLLIIWNVGLFIFVFQLLM; the protein is encoded by the coding sequence GTGATAATAAATTTAGTCGGTTTTATCAATATGGGCCGAGACAAACGTCGTGCAGAAAAAGGTGAATGGAGGATACCAGAAAAAAACTTCTTTCTGATTGCGCTAATTGGAGGCGCAGTTGGTGTTTTTTCAGGAATGCAGAATTATCGTCATAAAACTAAACATTGGACGTTTGTAATTGGAATCCCTCTTTTAATCATTTGGAATGTGGGACTCTTTATTTTCGTGTTCCAACTTCTTATGTAG
- a CDS encoding cytochrome d ubiquinol oxidase subunit II, producing MQLELIGITVLWTFLYGYLIVASIDFGAGFFSYYSHLTKKDHIVSKIIDRYLKPVWEVTNVFLVFFFVGLVGFFPDTAYYYGTALLIPGCIALVLLTIRGSFYAFGNYGARKSSFFLFLYGLSGLFIPASLSTVLTISEGGFIEKNSSGQVIFLADRLFASPYSWAVVFLALVSVLFISASFLTFYADRAKDTPARDQLRKYALFWAGPTILASLGVFWSLSLHNPIHFEKMIAIGWMFGASLICFLIATFFIYRRKRLGTAFLFVMAQFAFAFFGYGYSHLPYLLYPYITIESAVTTPAVGWALVIAFLAGLLLLIPSLLLLLWLFLFNAKYVKGEKEDISL from the coding sequence ATGCAGCTTGAACTAATTGGAATTACTGTCTTATGGACGTTTTTATATGGATATCTAATTGTTGCTTCGATCGACTTTGGAGCTGGTTTCTTCTCTTACTACAGCCATCTCACTAAAAAAGATCATATAGTAAGTAAAATTATTGACCGCTATTTAAAGCCTGTCTGGGAAGTAACCAATGTCTTTCTCGTCTTTTTCTTTGTAGGACTGGTTGGTTTCTTCCCTGATACAGCCTACTACTACGGAACTGCTTTGCTCATTCCTGGTTGTATCGCACTCGTTTTATTGACTATTCGTGGCTCATTCTATGCTTTTGGCAATTATGGTGCCCGAAAAAGTTCCTTTTTCTTGTTCCTTTACGGTTTATCGGGCTTATTTATCCCAGCATCGCTGTCTACTGTGCTAACTATTTCTGAAGGGGGTTTTATAGAAAAGAATAGCTCTGGTCAAGTAATTTTCTTAGCTGATCGCCTATTCGCCAGTCCTTATTCTTGGGCTGTTGTCTTCTTGGCTTTAGTAAGTGTGTTATTTATCAGTGCTAGTTTTCTTACCTTCTATGCAGATCGCGCAAAGGATACACCTGCTCGCGATCAACTACGAAAATACGCTTTATTTTGGGCAGGTCCTACCATTCTGGCGAGTTTAGGTGTTTTTTGGAGCTTATCTCTACACAACCCTATTCATTTTGAGAAGATGATCGCCATTGGATGGATGTTTGGTGCTTCCTTAATCTGTTTCTTGATTGCAACCTTTTTTATCTATCGCCGAAAACGATTGGGAACAGCTTTTCTGTTTGTCATGGCTCAATTTGCCTTTGCTTTCTTTGGCTATGGATACTCCCATCTACCCTATTTACTCTATCCATACATTACCATCGAAAGTGCCGTAACCACACCAGCGGTAGGTTGGGCTTTGGTAATCGCCTTTCTGGCAGGCCTATTGTTATTGATCCCTTCCCTCTTACTACTGTTATGGCTCTTCTTATTTAATGCAAAGTATGTAAAAGGAGAAAAAGAAGATATTTCATTGTAG
- a CDS encoding VanW family protein, which produces MLANIISCLSLMFFFNPPIPNSFHFTYQDQHWYVPYSTLGFDGVDPTTISPLLWDRWIQKEVVPKIEWKAQDAKFLHRKMVAHRLGNKIDRTKTWENLYTSTYQTIPIYTYSVRPKLSYQQLKRLKQKKLGEYTTYFQQSNENRTRNLELSSCAIDHKVVMPNEIFSFNQTVGMRTTQKGYRFAKIIVKGEYSEGVGGGICQTSSTLFNAADKAGLRIIQQISHSRSVPYVPKGRDATVSWGGPDFQFQNNRPTPILIVSDIMNGVLHISIYGENDNQF; this is translated from the coding sequence ATGTTGGCTAATATTATCTCATGTTTGTCTCTCATGTTTTTTTTCAATCCACCCATACCTAATTCGTTTCATTTTACCTACCAGGATCAGCATTGGTATGTTCCTTATTCCACACTAGGTTTTGATGGGGTTGATCCTACTACTATTTCCCCATTGCTATGGGATAGATGGATTCAAAAAGAGGTGGTACCGAAGATCGAATGGAAGGCACAAGATGCTAAATTTCTCCATCGCAAGATGGTTGCCCATCGGTTGGGTAATAAAATAGATAGAACGAAAACATGGGAAAACTTGTATACTTCAACCTATCAAACGATTCCTATCTATACATATTCAGTTCGCCCAAAGTTATCCTATCAACAACTAAAGCGACTAAAGCAAAAAAAACTTGGAGAGTATACTACATACTTCCAGCAGAGTAATGAGAATCGAACACGTAATTTAGAACTCTCATCTTGTGCAATAGATCACAAAGTGGTTATGCCGAATGAAATATTTTCCTTTAATCAGACAGTAGGAATGCGAACAACACAAAAGGGATATCGGTTTGCCAAGATCATTGTAAAAGGTGAATATAGTGAAGGGGTCGGAGGAGGAATCTGCCAGACTTCGTCCACTTTGTTTAATGCTGCAGATAAAGCTGGATTACGTATTATTCAACAAATAAGCCATAGTAGATCCGTTCCCTATGTTCCAAAAGGGCGGGATGCGACTGTTTCGTGGGGTGGACCTGATTTTCAATTTCAGAACAACCGACCGACTCCTATACTAATTGTTTCTGACATAATGAATGGAGTTCTTCATATATCTATTTATGGAGAAAATGATAACCAATTTTAG
- a CDS encoding cytochrome ubiquinol oxidase subunit I gives MESVIWSRLLTAETLAFHIIWATIGVGVPLFISIAEGIGIWKKDHHYILLARRWTRGFVITVAVGVVTGTCIGLMLTLLWPNFMQLAGNIISLPLFMETFAFFFEAIFLGIYLYTWDRFRNPIWHWLTSIPIVIGSAFSAIFITTLNSFMNSPTGFRYDLATGKFFDIDPIAAMLNPSTPSRVSHVLSSAYLTSGFLLAGLAAFFILRGRDHVYYQKALKLTMITGAIMAILTAVAGDISGKYLAKYQPEKLAAAEWHFETRKEAPLIFGGTLNEETLEIENAIEIPYALSILAGNSPDTEVKGLDQYARSMWPPLYIHYLFDTMVAIGMYLILVSVLYLFFIWRKYQPARWLLWGIFLGAPLSFIAIEAGWIFAEVGRQPWIIVGIMRVDQAATLSNGVETMFYLFTCLYILLGIVASIVLFRLFRQNRAEDELEERHSTPQAGGEA, from the coding sequence ATGGAATCTGTTATTTGGAGCAGATTACTAACTGCTGAAACGTTAGCATTTCATATTATCTGGGCCACCATCGGGGTAGGTGTTCCTTTGTTTATCTCGATCGCAGAAGGTATTGGCATTTGGAAAAAAGATCATCATTATATTTTATTAGCACGTCGTTGGACCCGAGGATTTGTTATTACTGTTGCAGTAGGTGTCGTAACTGGAACATGTATTGGTCTGATGTTAACTCTATTGTGGCCAAATTTCATGCAATTGGCCGGAAATATTATCAGTCTACCCCTTTTTATGGAAACATTCGCATTCTTCTTTGAAGCCATATTTTTAGGGATATATCTTTACACTTGGGATCGTTTTCGAAATCCTATCTGGCATTGGCTAACTTCCATACCGATCGTAATCGGATCTGCTTTTTCCGCTATCTTTATTACGACCTTGAACTCTTTTATGAACTCACCTACTGGTTTTCGCTACGATCTCGCAACTGGAAAGTTTTTTGATATAGATCCGATTGCAGCTATGTTAAACCCTTCTACACCGAGTAGAGTAAGTCACGTATTATCTTCTGCCTATCTCACCAGTGGTTTCTTGTTAGCTGGTCTTGCTGCCTTTTTTATCCTAAGAGGACGCGACCATGTATACTATCAAAAAGCGCTTAAACTAACTATGATCACAGGTGCGATTATGGCAATTTTAACTGCTGTAGCTGGAGATATCTCAGGAAAATACCTGGCAAAATATCAACCAGAAAAATTGGCCGCAGCAGAATGGCATTTCGAGACAAGAAAAGAAGCTCCTCTAATCTTTGGTGGAACATTGAATGAAGAGACATTAGAGATTGAAAATGCAATTGAGATTCCGTATGCACTCAGTATTTTGGCTGGTAACTCTCCAGACACAGAAGTAAAAGGATTGGACCAATATGCTCGCAGTATGTGGCCACCGCTTTATATCCATTACCTTTTCGATACGATGGTAGCAATCGGGATGTATCTGATCTTGGTCTCAGTTCTGTATCTGTTCTTTATTTGGCGAAAATATCAGCCTGCTCGTTGGTTATTATGGGGAATCTTCCTAGGTGCTCCTCTCTCCTTTATCGCGATTGAGGCTGGTTGGATCTTTGCTGAGGTAGGTCGTCAGCCATGGATTATTGTAGGAATCATGCGAGTTGATCAAGCAGCTACCCTGTCTAATGGGGTGGAAACTATGTTCTACCTCTTTACTTGCTTATACATCCTGCTAGGAATAGTCGCTTCCATCGTCTTGTTCCGTCTGTTCCGTCAGAATCGTGCGGAAGATGAGTTAGAAGAACGGCATTCTACACCACAAGCTGGAGGCGAAGCATAA